GGATAGTGGAGTCTTTCTAGGTCAGCCCTGCTGCCCTAGTTGGTAAGTTACACTTGCAGATTCCAGAGAGGAGGGATAGGGTTAGTGTCCTCTAAAGCTGGCAATCTGAGGAGACAGCAGAGGAACATCCTAGAGGTGTGTTGGATAATTCTACCTCCGGTCAGCAAACTaaataggggtgtgtgtgtgtgtgtgtgtgtgtgtgtgtgtgtgtgtgtgtgtgtgacaaagcCCAGTTTTGCCCCTCTGGTCAGGTAGTCAGCCACAATCCTGGGAACTGTTGGGGCTCAGGCCCTTGGTGAAAAGCTGAGTCTAGTGTCTGCTAGTATCAACCTTGAACTCCTCCAGGGGcatctgggctgggctggggtagTTAATCCACAATAGACAATTAACTAATAATTCCTTTTTACAATACAGAGTGCATGTGTGTCTTTATAATACAGAACATGAAAGTGTCTCTTACAGTTGCCCACgctgctttctctccctccctccctccctccctctcttttcccctcctctctgcacaGAACTAGTATCTCTTGACCCCAATCAGACAGTTTCCAAAATCCCATCTCCGAGGCCCCTTTAGTTCAATCTTTTTGCCTTTTTTCAACCTTGTCCCAAACCCACCTGGTTCTACTTTGCAGCTCAAAGCTAGTCAAAGCCCAGGCTGAGTGTCTCCCACTGACATGGGATCTGCACCTCACGTTAGAAGTCACACTGTGTACTCGCACGTGGGTGATAAGCAGAGGCACAAATGCATGCATTTCCAGACACCACGTCAAACAGGCACACGCTGTTCTtcataaccacacagagacaacCACCAGGCACAATGGGCAGAGGGAGAGGCCTGGGAGTGTGGTAAAGGGAGAGGACATGAGGTCATAGGTGACTGGAGTACTTAGAGGAGAAGTGGTGTCTAGACCTCAAGCCCCAAACACACTTTTAATTCTCCAATTACCTCATTTTTTAGAGAAGGAAACTAGAAAGCGTTGTAGGTGATATGGTGGcaaggaggaagctgagggacTGAGATCTTATGAGTCACCAAAGGCCACCTTGGACAAGTCATTCTAGCTGAGGCTGTTTTCTCCTCGAACAGAGTCAGACTGCCCTGTGCCTCCCGTACTGAGTGCCTGAGGCGCATTTACAGCTTGATTGTGCACCGgacctctttccctcccctccccccctcccctcccctccccctcccctcctccctgcatttTCATGCTAGGTATCAAATAGAGGGTCTCATAAGTGCTAGGTATAGGCTCTACTAAGGATCCAAACTCTCAggcaaagtaatttttttttttttaccaatgaaaacaaacaaacccatatACAGAGATTAACTCACtctaaaatcaaataaatccCGGCCCATTACAAGTTGCTTTAGAGCATGTTGAACCGCACAGGTCCACACCATTTCTAAAGTTCAACTCTGACACTCTTCAATCAAGGTTAGCTAAATAGGTGGATGGATAAAGGGGCTTCCAATAATCGGTGTCCATGAAAGGTGAGGAAGGCTGTACCGGGGGAGGGAGGCTTAAGAGCTCTCAGACTGCCCAAGGGTCTGAGGCCTTGGTGGCCACATCCCCGCCCACAGTGTTCAAGCCAGTGTTGCCAGGCACTTCCTCGTTCCGGTGCGCCCTGGACGCAGCTCCTACGCCCAGTGCCTGGGCAACTCAGGCGGGAGGGGGCCAGAGGGGAGGTGTCGcaacctcctccctccctcttccccccgcCTTGGCACTCAGTTACCTCGCAGATGAACGCTCTCGCAGACTGCGGCGGGCGGCTGGGCGCCCGGCATGTCCCCTGAGTGTGCGCAGACGACGGGCACTGGCCCCTCGCGCACCCTGGACCAAATCAATCGcacccattttcctttcttctccgaCGTCAAGGGCGACCACCGGCTAGTGCTGAGCGTCGTGGAGACCACCGTCCTGGGACTCATCTTCGTGGTGTCACTACTGGGCAACGCATGTGCCCTGGTGCTCGTGGCGCGCTGTCGGCGCCGCGGGGCGACAGTCAGCCTGGTGCTCAACCTCTTCTGCGCGGACTTGCTCTTCACTAGCGCCATTCCTCTAGTGCTCGTTGTACGCTGGACCGAGGCCTGGCTGCTGGGCCCCATCGTCTGCCACCTGCTCTTCTACGTGATGACCATGAGCGGCAGCGTCACGATCCTGACGCTGGCAGCGGTCAGCCTGGAGCGCATGGTGTGCATCGTGCGCCTACAGCGCGGACTGAGCGGCCCGGGTCGGCGGGCGCAGGCAGCGCTGCTGGCTTTCATCTGGGGTTACTCGGCGAGCGCCGCGCTGCCCCTCTGCATCTTGTTCCGCGTGGTCCCGCAGCGCCTTCCCGGAGGGGACCAGGTGAGCCTTGGCTGCCTGCAGCAGCGCAACCGGTGTCCGGGCCGGCTGGGGTGGAGAGGGGAGGATCTGACCGAAGCGGTGAGCTAGGATGATGGTGATTAGTAACAGTAATTGGTCGTTTGTGGAATTGAATCCTTTTGGGCAGGCCTACTGCCCAATGCTCCGAAGTTTAATTTCGTCAGTTTCCCCACAGTGCCAAGTGGGTAAGTAAATCCTTCCAAATGCTGTTAAAGGGACTCCCAGATTTTTGCAAAATGAAGCGACTCTTATAAGGCTAATTAAGCAATGGGAGCTTACATCCAGATGGGATAGCAGGGTGCAAGATGGCTCCTCATGGAGTTGCTACTTTCTCTCCAGATGTTATGCTACTGTTATTATCACACGTATTTTACAGAAGCTAGGGCACCTAGCATCTCCTTTCGAGCTGGGCTATTACTTGGAAGTGCAGTACCAAAGAGAGGCCTTCCTACAGTGGTGGGGTGTCGCCTGGGGGAGGGGTTCCTGCTCTGGAGTTCAACATATGTGATGAGAACACCGTGTGACCGCCTGAACCCTGAACACAGCGAGAGCTTATTTTTATAGAGAGGGAGGATGGATGAAGGCGACATCCTGGGTAAAtggtatcttaaaaaaaaaatcaacccacaCACCTGTTCTTAGTAGTTTGTTTCTTGTGTGGGATACTGTGAAGAGATGCTGGTTTGATAATAACTTTGAATGGCCAATGAGCAGGAATCCATCAGCCCTGTGGCACTTCATGAAAGAACATATAAGCTTGTGGCTATGTctccctgggtgggtgggtgggtgggtacagGGAATTCAGGGTTAGCTGAGTTGATGGGTACTGCTGGCCTGGAAGAGACCAATGTGTCTATCTCACTCCAGGCTTATCCTTAGCCGGGATACGCCTGAGCATCAGGGCAGGCCAAATAGATACTTCCAGGATAAGTGAATGCTCGGGCCTAACTCCACACCAGAGGAATCAGCTAGGCCCCAGGCATGTCCAACCTGTATCCAACTGGCTACCTGTGGATACTATGTGGATAGCTGTGAAGATGGCCTGACAGGGATGACAAGGGCCATGCCACAGTCTCAAAATGTTGGACGCCCCAGGAAGAGCAAGGCTCTGCCGTCCCTTATCTGTTTAAGCTGTTCTTTCACTGAGGTACAatattgctgtattttttttttcatagaacttAAAGGATTTCTTGTTCTTAACACAGAAAGATTTCAGTTCCAAGAATTAAGACCAAATAGGATATCTTAAATTTCCAGATGTACTGtcccttttaaaattcattcaggTGCAATCCTATTTAGCTGGCAAATAacatgggggaggaggaggagaaggggaaagaggagaaggaggcggaggaggaggtctcctttcctcccagccaAACCCCAGGAGGAAACTGTGCTAGTGTGGTACCCAGGGCGTGAGCAAAGGGCCCTGGCTTGTGCTGTTCACTGTGCATTCATCCCCCTGGGAGGGAGTGTGTGACGGGAGCCCGCTACGGTGCTTCCAGAATGTTACTGCAGGTGCTTCTGTGGAGATCATGGATAGACACCTCTTGTTTTAATGAAAAACCACCTGCTGGATTTCAAGGGTCTTTGGAGGAGCATTTGGGCAAAGCCACTAGGGCAGAATGGGCCGATGCTGTTTTAGAGGCCAGGTGACAGGGTCTTGGATGTTGAAAGTAGTAGGGTTGGGATGGGGAAACTTATAATGGAAAAAAACTTGAGACACTGTCCTGGTGTTCTGGCACCCTGTCTTTCTTGTCATctccccttcctgtctccctccctctctcccccaccctctctctctccctcttctcctctctctttcttggttttttgagacagtgtctctgttATGTATtgctagctgtcctggaactccctatgtagcccaggctggccttgaacgcacagagatcctcctgcctctgcctcccgagtgctggggtgcAAGGCGTGAGTCATTATACCCAGTTAGCTTTCCCTCTCTTGTAGAATGCAGCTGTCCCCTCTTCTCTGAGACTTAACTTCCCTCTGTTTCAGCTACTGTGGCTTCAGTTACCCATGGACAAGTGAGGTCAGAAAATATTAAGTGGAAATTCCAGAAAAATAATCCTAcgttttaaataacttttatttcaGTCTAtggttataatttttttcatttctggctAATCCCTTACTGTGCCACATTCATAACTTAAAATTTAGCCTAAGGgggtatttatagaaaaataGTGCATATGGGGGGTCAGTGTACCTATGGTTTCCATTATCTTGTAGGGGGTTCTAGAACATGTCCCCTTAAGAATAAGAGGACCCGTGcgttttatattttctgtattcaTGCCAAGGGATTCTAACACAGAGAAACAACCCAGTTCCTCAAAGACTGTGGCCTGGCTTTGTGGGAAACATTCCATTTTATAAACTTAGCAGTTGAAGAAATGAATAGGAGTGGGCAGGGTGAGcggaaggagagtgaggaggcgGTATCCGCCTAAAGTGAAAATGGCAGAGAAGGATCTGGTCTAGGCTGAGGCAAGTTTCACGTTTAAAATTAGCAGAGCCAGGGGTGGCAACTCAcctctgtaatcacagcacccaaggggctggggcaggaggattgccgtaAGTTTGAGGTTgtccaggctacagagtgaggtctctaaacaaatacaaataacagATGTCTGTTTCTCCAGTCCTCAGACTGACAGCTTCCGGCTTGCGGGTCTTGTTTGCCTTTCCCAGTGGGATGCTACAAATGGAGGTTTTGGATGAAGAATTATTTCCTTCCCACTAACTGAGAGCACAGACAGCTCCCTTCCCACTCCCCTTAGAGCCTCTGCTGTCAGGAGACCCCTCAAAACCTTCATCCATGTAGGCTGGGGTACCTTGCCATCCAGAGGAGCCATGCTGGTAATTCTAACCTATATGGTGACTTGAGTGTGAGCTTTGCAGCCTGAGCCTCACTCACATTCTGGAGCAGTTCTGCTCCCAAAGAAGGCAAGCCTTCTCACCTCTACCCAGAGTGCTCTCCTTGTTTGAAGCATGGGTCTCAGGTATCAACAGCACGAGATTGCCATGGGGACTTGTGTCTGATAAATGGACCAACACCTGGTGTGTATACAGTTAAGTGCTCAAAAATTACTAGCTATTATTAGTTTCCTTATCTCGGGGCATCAAACTTTAAACATCCTTCAAACAGCACGATTCTTCCAACTGCTGTAACCAGCTGCCATTTCAAGAGGGTGGACACTTCTTAGCAGCGCTAACTTCTCAGCCAGGTCTGCTCCGTCTACTCCAACGggatgcctgcctgtgtgtgctgtggccctggcctggccctggcccGGTGGTGACCCACACTCATGGGTAGGGAAGACTGTCCACTTTGGCTAGAATATGCTGTCCATTCATTCCACAAACATTTGCTTCTCTGCCCACCCTACCACAAgccacataaacacacatcagGAGGTGTTTTTACTAAGTGCACATGGGCCCAGATACTGCCCGAGACTGTAGTCTGGTGTGGTCTGTGGTCTAGTAACCACACAAGTAGCGTTCCCattattattttctgaaagaagaaataacCAAAGTCAGGCAAAAATAGTTTCAGAACGTAGCCTGGCTCTGGTTCTTCTGGGTGTCGTAGCCTCTGAACTCAGGAATCTTAAAGCCCTGTGGACCCATCATGCCACCCTTCCCTGTTATAATGCAAGGTCAGTAAGCTATCCTGTTTCTCTGTTGAATGTGGATTGTCTGAGGAGACCATAGTTAGCTTGCCTTTGTCAGCAAATATTAGAGAATATCTTTTGGAAGTCTGTGTTGGCACATTCCTGCAGTCCTAGCACTCTGGatctgaggcagggagatcataAAATCATGGCCAGTGTGGGAAatttagtgagattctgtctcaagaaaagagttgagggttgtgtgtgtgtgtgtgtgtgtgtgtgtgtgtgtgtgtgtgtgtgtagctctgtTGGTGTAATGTTTACTTAGCATGTACCTGGCCctggtttcatccccagcaccacctgaACCAGGCATTGTGATCCACACCTGGAATTCTGCACTAGGAAGGTAGATGTGagaggttcaggagttcaaggacacccttggctatatagtaagttagaggccagcctgagctacataagaccatgtctcaaataaatgaatgaatgaataaatagataaagttGATAAAAGCACAGATATCCAGTGGGGAGTCCTTATTCCTTAAAACAGTCTTGCGACCTTCCATTTTGGTTGAAGTGCTGGCACAGGGAAGATGGCTTACCTAGGGGTTCCCTGGAGTGAGGTGGTGAGAACCAGCATTTACATAAACCCCCAAAGTGGAGAAGGATCAGCACTGGAGCAGAGCCCCCAGAGAGTCTCAGGAGTTCCTTCATTCTGCAGTTTGGTACTGAATCCCTACTGTGTGCCGTGCCTCATGTGCCTCAGAGAAGATGGGCTTGGTTCTTGCCCACTGCAGCATGCTGTGGTGGGGTCCCTACA
The sequence above is drawn from the Peromyscus leucopus breed LL Stock chromosome 1, UCI_PerLeu_2.1, whole genome shotgun sequence genome and encodes:
- the Ffar4 gene encoding free fatty acid receptor 4, with protein sequence MSPECAQTTGTGPSRTLDQINRTHFPFFSDVKGDHRLVLSVVETTVLGLIFVVSLLGNACALVLVARCRRRGATVSLVLNLFCADLLFTSAIPLVLVVRWTEAWLLGPIVCHLLFYVMTMSGSVTILTLAAVSLERMVCIVRLQRGLSGPGRRAQAALLAFIWGYSASAALPLCILFRVVPQRLPGGDQEIPICTLDWPSRIGEISWDVFFVTLNFLVPGLVIVISYSKILQITKASRKRLTVSLAYSESHQIRVSQQDYRLFRTLFLLMVSFFIMWSPIIITILLLLIQNFKQDLVIWPSLFFWVVAFTFANSALNPILYNMSLFRNDWRKIFCCCFFREKGAIFTDTSVRRNDLSVISS